In one Molothrus ater isolate BHLD 08-10-18 breed brown headed cowbird chromosome 6, BPBGC_Mater_1.1, whole genome shotgun sequence genomic region, the following are encoded:
- the TRIP11 gene encoding thyroid receptor-interacting protein 11 has protein sequence MASWLGGLGSGLGQSLGQVGDSLSSLTGQISSFTKDILLEGAEEVGDAATELHVSNSRLREIESINAAQKLENDRLKKVCSDLEEKHEAAELQIKQLSIEYRNQLQQKEVEISHLKARQNALQEQLQKVQTAAQTAQLGAGVLPAATASASYVPEVRHSSGFEGDDMDFGDIIWSQQEINRLSNEVSRLESEVDHWKQIAVSSKVQGTNDAEQSEICKLQNVVKELKQNLSQEIDEHQHELSVLQDAHRQKLVELSRRHREELREYEERIEELENRLQQDGVSTDAVDDPKITEQKKKAQSPDGGQVEELQVVKDLEEEIRKLNHKLSSAKAENKNLLKEQEFAKLEKIQIAQGYEKLKSDFDALQRSVAEQDALLKEQKQLQSKTSLPQDVVSLQQALLAAENEIARLSSLNQGLEKELTSAQHKHENILSSNTEDQNSEINQLRQDLERKKHELDESVAERETLIAELEELDKQNQEATQHMITLKEQLSKQHTETDSIIKQLKLDIDCERKKVSELETEKMKAFKELDSQKEKLSHCSYALNDLHITKQQLQDNIKDLQEQLRKAQECNSHSKKEIGELQQRLKEREEELHVSLSKLTEKNNEESNYTCQDLILKEREVEIAKLQEDVSEGKQINEDLQKSLSNLRIENGKLMAAIEELKQELSDAISEKKKVHLEKDTLIEALKMEKKQLESELNETEKRLLEQARNYQQTIEDLSKARSMDTSALQLEHERLVKLHQEKDFKLAELKKTVEQMELDHQETKEMLTTSLGGQKQLTDLIKEKEVFIEKYKNQASQVKQELEEYMKVSKKQDVLKQNLEEKDRSLAVMKEENNHLKEEIERLKDQQSRSTPVVEPKTLDIIIELESEVTQLKVIKNNLEEEIKVHKKTIEDQNQATVKLQQSLQEQRKEIDESKLQCQQMNVTHERLFLEKDEEIKNLQKTIEQIKTQLHKERQIIQTDASDLFQETKVQTLNGENGNEKHDLSKAEIERLVKGIKEREMEIKLLNEKNVSLSQRIDQLSKDEVGKLTRIIQEKDLEIQALNARVSSASYRQDVLSLQQQLQAYVLEREQVLAVLSEKTRENSQLKTEYRNIMDMVAAKEAALVRLQEENRRLSSRSDNSSQDMSRETIQNLSRIIREKDIEIDALSQKCQTLLTVLQTSSTGADNGAGGVNSNQFEELLQERDKLKQQVKKMEEWKQQVITTVQNMQHESAHLQEELHRLQAQISVESDSTSRLQVDYNGLIQSYEQNEKKLKSFSQELAQVQHSIGQLYNTKDLLLSKLDLVTPSVATAATVSQLSGVQCSPPEALNEESKLLQNELEQLKKKLQEKDSTIRILQENNQRLSDSVATASEIERKSQEGTESEMRQIKEKHDVLQKSLREKDILIKSKSDQLLSVSENLSNKENENELLKQAVTNLKERNLILEMDIRKLKEENEKIVTRCREKETEFRALQETNMQFSMMLKEKEFESHSMKEKALAFEKLLKDKEQGKTGELNQLLNEVKSMQEKAVTFQQERDQVMVALKQKQMESSALQSEVQHLQEKEQRLNQELERLRNHLLEMEDSYTREALAAEDREVKLRKKVLILEEKLASSSTAVENASHQASLQVESLQEQLNLVSKQRDETMLQLTISQDQVKQYALSLANLQMVLEQFQQEEKAMYSAELERHQKQSAEWKKKAENLEEKVVSLQESLEEANAALDAASRLTEQLDIKEEQIEELKKEGEIRREMLEDMQNKLMNLMNSTEGKVDKLLMRNLFIGHFHTPKNKRLEVLRLMGSILGLKKEELDQLLSEEQRGVTRWVTGWLGGGAGSKSVPSTPLRPTHQNIFNSSFSELFVKFLETESCPSLPPPKLSVHHMKPLGAAGTGKTSSTPPNSQLQDSPVSGMGRRPDANPFLAPRSAAVPLITPASSSGHLLMKPISDALPTFTPLPVSPDASAGAVLKDLLKQ, from the exons ATGGCATCGTGGCTGGGCGGGCTGGGCTCGGGGCTGGGCCAGTCCCTGGGGCAGGTGGGCGACAGCCTGTCCTCGCTCACCGGGCAGATCTCCAGCTTCACCAAGGACATCCTTCTGGAAGGCGCGGAGGAAGTGGGCG atgcagcaACAGAACTCCATGTGTCCAATTCTAGACTCAGAGAAATAGAAAGTATTAATGCAGCACAAAAGCTTGAA AATGATAGACTGAAAAAAGTCTGTAGTGACTTAGAAGAAAAGcatgaagcagcagagctgcaaataAAGCAGTTGTCTATCGAGTACCGCAATCAGCTTCAACAGAAAGAG GTGGAAATCAGCCATCTAAAAGCCAGACAGAATGCACTACAGGAACAACTGCAGAAAGTACAGACAGCTGCTCAGACTGCTCAGTTGGGAGCTGGTGTTTTGCCAGCAGCCACTGCATCAGCCTCCTATGTTCCAGAGGTCAGACATTCCTCAGGTTTTGAAGGAGATGACATGGATTTTGGAGATATAATCTGGTCACAACAAGAAATAAACAGATTGTCCAATGAAGTTTCCAGGCTTGAATCAGAGGTTGACCACTGGAAGCAGATTGCAGTG tctTCCAAAGTGCAAGGCACAAATGATGCTGAACAAAGTGAAATATGCAAACTACAAAATGTTGTTAAG GAGCTCAAACAGAATTTAAGTCAAGAAATAGATGAACATCAGCATGAGCTGTCAGTACTGCAGGATGCCCACAGACAGAAGTTAGTAGAGTTAAGTCGTCGACACCGAGAAGAGCTGCGTGAATATGAAGAGCGAATTGAAGAACTTGAGAATCGGTTACAGCAAG ATGGTGTGAGCACTGATGCTGTGGATGACCCTAAAAttactgaacagaaaaaaaaagctcagagTCCAGATGGAGGACAGGTGGAAGAGTTGCAGGTTGTAAAGGACCTAGaggaagaaataagaaaattaaatcacaaATTATCTTCtgccaaagcagaaaacaaaaatcttctgAAAGAGCAAGAATTTGCAAAGCtagaaaaaatccaaatagCACAAGGTTATGAAAAGCTTAAATCTGACTTTGATGCGCTTCAAAGGTCTGTGGCAGAGCAAGATGCTCTCCTGAAAGAACAGAAGCAGCTCCAATCAAAGACATCACTACCACAAGATGTTGTCAGCCTACAGCAAGCATTGTTAG CAGCAGA aaatgaaataGCAAGACTTTCCAGTTTAAATCAG ggACTTGAGAAGGAACTGACAAGTGCACAACATAAACATGAGAATATTCTTTCTTCGAATACAGAGGATcagaattcagaaataaatcagTTAAGACAagatttggaaaggaaaaaacatgaaTTAGATGAAAGTGttgcagaaagagaaacattAATAGCAGAGTTGGAAGAACTAGACAAGCAGAATCAAGAAGCTACTCAG CATATGATTACACTGAAAGAGCAGCTGTCGAAGCAACACACAGAAACTGATAGTATCATCAAACAGCTGAAGCTTGACATAGATTGTGAAAGAAAGAAGGTATCAGAATTAGAAACTGAGAAGATGAAAGCTTTTAAAGAGTTAGATagtcagaaagaaaaactaagCCACTGTTCATATGCACTTAATGATTTGCATATAACTAAGCAGCAGCTACAAGACAATATTAAAGATCTTCAGGAACAATTAAGGAAAGCCCAGGAGTGTAATTCGCAtagtaaaaaagaaattggagAGTTGCAGCAGAGactaaaagaaagagaggaggaaCTTCATGTATCCTTGAGCAagttaacagaaaaaaacaatgagGAGTCTAACTACACTTGTCAAGATCTGAttctgaaagaaagagaagtagAAATTGCAAAACTACAGGAGGATGTTTCAGAAggcaaacaaataaatgaagatCTACAGAAATCTCTGTCTAATCTCAGAATAGAAAATGGAAAGCTGATGGCAGCCATTGAAGAACTAAAACAGGAGTTAAGTGATGccatttctgagaaaaagaaagttcaTTTGGAAAAAGACACTCTTATAGAGgctttgaaaatggaaaaaaagcagttaGAGAGTGAATTAAATGAGACAGAGAAGAGGCTTTTGGAACAGGCACGTAATTACCAGCAAACTATTGAAGATCTGTCTAAGGCGCGTAGTATGGATACCAGTGCCCTGCAGCTCGAACATGAGCGCCTGGTGAAGCTTCATCAAGAGAAAGACTTTAAGCTTGCTGAGCTTAAAAAGACTGTTGAGCAGATGGAGCTTGACCATCAAGAAACAAAAGAGATGTTGACTACTAGCTTAGGAGGACAAAAGCAGTTGACAGATCTCATAAAAGAGAAAGAGGTATTcattgaaaaatacaaaaatcaagCCTCACAGGTGAAGCAGGAACTTGAGGAATATATGAAAGTTTCAAAAAAGCAGGATGTCTTAAAACAGAATTTGGAGGAAAAAGACAGAAGTCTTGCAGtcatgaaggaagaaaataatcatttgaaagaagaaattgaaCGGCTAAAGGATCAGCAAAGTAGATCTACACCTGTGGTTGAGCCTAAAACTTTAGATATTATTATTGAACTTGAAAGTGAGGTAACACAGTTAAAAGTGATAAAGAATAAtcttgaagaagaaataaaagttcaCAAAAAAACAATAGAAGATCAGAATCAAGCAACAGTGAAACTTCAGCAGTCACTGCAGGAGCAGCGAAAGGAAATAGATGAGTCCAAATTGCAGTGTCAGCAAATGAATGTCACACATGAAAGACTCTTTTTAGAAAAAGATGAGGAAATCAAAAATTTGCAGAAAACAATTGAACAAATTAAAACTCAGTTGCACAAAGAGAGACAGATTATTCAGACTGATGCTTCTGATCTTTTTCAGGAAACCAAGGTTCAGACTCTTaatggagaaaatggaaatgaaaaacatgACTTATCAAAAGCTGAAATTGAAAGACTGGTCAAAGGTATCAAAGAAAGGGAGATGGAGATTAAGCTGTTAAATGAAAAGAATGTTTCTCTAAGTCAGCGAATCGATCAATTGTCTAAGGATGAAGTTGGTAAACTTACTCGGATCATTCAAGAGAAAGATTTAGAAATACAAGCTCTTAATGCTAGAGTTTCCTCAGCTTCCTACAGACAGGATGTTCtttcccttcagcagcagctgcaagctTATGTACTGGAAAGAGAACAAGTACTAGCAGTTCTAAGTGAAAAGACAAGGGAGAACAGTCAGTTAAAAACAGAATATCGTAATATCATGGACATGGTCGCTGCTAAAGAAGCAGCTTTGGTGAGGTTGCAAGAGGAGAACCGAAGGTTATCCAGTAGATCTGACAACAGCAGTCAAGACATGTCTAGAGAAACTATTCAGAATCTGTCCCGTATCATTCGAGAAAAAGACATTGAAATCGATGCCCTAAGTCAAAAATGCCAAACCTTATTGACTGTCTTGCAGACATCCAGTACAGGTGCTGATAATGGGGCAGGGGGTGTGAACAGTAACCAGTTTGAGGAACTTCTGCAAGAACGTGATAAACTGAAACAGCAagtaaagaaaatggaagagtgGAAACAACAAGTAATAACCACAGTCCAGAACATGCAGCATGAGTCAGCTCACCTCCAGGAAGAGTTGCACAGGCTGCAAGCACAAATTTCAGTTGAAAGTGATAGTACTTCAAGGCTGCAGGTAGATTATAATGGCTTGATTCAGAGTTATGAACAGAatgagaaaaagctgaaaagttTTAGCCAGGAATTAGCACAAGTTCAACACAGCATAGGACAGCTTTATAACACTAAGGATCTTCTCCTGAGCAAACTGGATTTGGTAACACCATCTGTGGCAACAGCTGCTACCGTTTCACAGCTTTCAGGTGTTCAATGCAGTCCTCCTGAAGCACTTAATGAGGAATCTAAACTCCTTCAAAATGAGTtggaacaactgaaaaaaaagttacaagaAAAAGATTCAACTATCAGGATTCTTCAGGAAAACAATCAGCGATTATCTGATTCTGTTGCTACAGCATCAGAGATTGAAAGAAAGAGTCAAGAAGGAACTGAATCAGAGATGAGACAGATCAAAGAAAAACATGATGTCTTACAGAAGTCACTAAGAGAAAAAGATATATTAATTAAATCTAAAAGTGATCAGTTACTTTCTGTGAGTGAAAATCTTAgtaacaaagaaaatgaaaatgagctTTTGAAGCAAGCTGTAACTAatctaaaagaaagaaatttaattttagaaatggATATTCgaaaactgaaagaagaaaatgaaaaaatagttACAAGgtgcagggaaaaagaaacagaattccGTGCACTTCAGGAGACTAATATGCAATTTTCAATGATGCTGAAAGAGAAAGAGTTTGAGTCTCACTCAATGAAGGAAAAAGCTCTTGCTTTTGAGAAGCTGttgaaagacaaagaacag GGCAAGACAGGAGAATTGAATCAGCTGTTAAATGAAGTTAAATCAATGCAGGAAAAGGCTGTTACTTTTCAGCAGGAGAGAGACCAAGTGATGGTAGCACTCAAACAGAAGCAAATGGAGAGTAGTGCCCTGCAGAGTGAG GTGCAGCAtttgcaggagaaggagcagcgCCTAAATCAGGAACTGGAGAGGCTGAGGAATCACCTTTTGGAAATGGAAGACTCATACACCAGAGAGGCTTTAGCTGCAGAAGACAGAGAGGTCAAGCTAAGAAAAAAGGTTttgattttggaagaaaaacttGCATCTTCATCTACTGCAGTGGAGAATGCCAG TCATCAGGCTAGTCTGCAAGTTGAATCTTTGCAAGAGCAGTTAAACCTCGTTTCCAAGCAGAGAGATGAAACCATGCTGCAGCTGACCATCTCCCAGGACCAAGTGAAGCAGTATGCACTGTCTCTGGCCAACCTGCAGATGGTACTAGAGCAGTTCCAGCAGG aAGAAAAGGCTATGTattcagcagagctggaaagaCACCAAAAACAGAGTGCAGaatggaagaagaaagcagaaaacctAGAAGAAAAAGTTGTATCACTGCAG GAGAGTTTAGAAGAGGCAAATGCAGCTCTGGATGCAGCATCCAGGCTTACTGAGCAGCTTGACATCAAAGAGGAGCAGATTGAAGAACTTAAGAAAGAAg GTGAGATCAGAAGAGAAATGTTAGAAgatatgcaaaataaattaatgaacCTTATGAACAGCACAGAAGGGAAAGTGGACAA ACTGTTGATGAGAAATCTCTTTATTGGACATTTTCATACTCCAAAAAACAAACGTCTTGAAGTGTTAAGGTTAATGGGAAGCATCTTGGGACTGAAAAAGGAGGAACTTGATCAG TTACTATCTGAAGAGCAAAGAGGAGTTACAAGATGGGTGACTGGCTGGCTTGGTGGAGGAGCTGGGTCAAAGAGTGTTCCCAGTACACCTTTGAGACCAACTCATCAGAACATTTTTAATAGT TCTTTTTCAGAACTGTTTGTGAAATTCCTTGAAACTGAATCCTGTCCAAGCCTTCCCCCACCCAAGCTCTCTGTTCATCACATGAAACCTTtaggagcagcaggaactggTAAAACTAGCAGTACTCCACCCAACAGTCAACTGCAAG ATTCTCCAGTCTCAGGAATGGGTAGAAGACCAGATGCAAATCCATTTTTAGCACCTCGATCTGCAGCAGTGCCTCTCATAACACCAGCTAGTAGTTCTGGACATCTGCTTATGAAACCTATTTCTGATGCATTGCCTACTTTTACACCACTGCCAGTGTCCCCTGATGCCAGTGCTGGTGCTGTATTAAAAGACCTCCTAAAACAATAG